In one Lolium rigidum isolate FL_2022 chromosome 3, APGP_CSIRO_Lrig_0.1, whole genome shotgun sequence genomic region, the following are encoded:
- the LOC124701700 gene encoding strigolactone esterase D14-like has translation MLRWTNTLSPSSSSSSSPPASGSGEKKKMVGGGAPTGAKLLQILNVRVVGSGERVVVLSHGFGTDQSAWSRVLPYLTRDHRVVLYDLVCAGSVNPDHFDFRRYNGLDAYVDDLLAILDALRIPRCAFVGHSVSAMIGILAAIRRPDLFAKLVLIGCSPRFLNDSDYHGGFELEEIQQVFDAMSANYAAWATGYAPLAVGADVPAAVQEFSRTLFNMRPDISLHVCQSVFKTDLRGVLGMVQAPCVVVQTTRDVSVPASVAAYLKAHLGGRTTIEPLATEGHLPHLSAPSLLAQVLRRALARF, from the exons ATGCTCCGGTGGACGAACACGCTCAgccccagcagcagcagcagcagctcgccCCCTGCGTCCGGCTCCggcgagaagaagaagatggtTGGCGGTGGCGCGCCGACCGGCGCGAAGCTGCTGCAGATCCTGAACGTGCGCGTGGTGGGCAGCGGCGAGCGCGTGGTGGTGCTGTCCCACGGGTTCGGCACGGACCAGTCGGCGTGGAGCCGCGTGCTGCCGTACCTGACCCGCGACCACCGCGTGGTGCTCTACGACCTGGTGTGCGCCGGCAGCGTCAACCCTGACCACTTCGACTTCCGGCGCTACAACGGGCTGGACGCGTACGTGGACGACCTGCTGGCCATCCTGGACGCGCTCCGCATCCCGCGCTGCGCCTTCGTGGGCCACTCCGTCTCCGCCATGATCGGCATCCTCGCCGCCATCCGCCGCCCCGACCTCTTCGCCAAGCTCGTCCTCATCGGCTGCTCGCCAAG GTTCCTGAACGACAGCGACTACCACGGCGGCTTCGAGCTGGAGGAGATCCAGCAGGTGTTCGACGCGATGTCGGCCAACTACGCGGCGTGGGCGACCGGGTACGCGCCGCTGGCGGTGGGCGCGGACGTGCCGGCGGCGGTGCAGGAGTTCAGCCGCACGCTGTTCAACATGCGGCCCGACATCTCGCTGCACGTGTGCCAGAGCGTGTTCAAGACGGACCTCCGCGGCGTGCTGGGCATGGTGCAGGCGCCCTGCGTCGTGGTGCAGACCACCCGCGACGTCTCCGTGCCGGCGTCCGTCGCCGCGTACCTCAAGGCGCACCTGGGCGGGCGCACCACCATCGAGCCGCTGGCGACGGAGGGCCACCTGCCACACCTCAGCGCCCCCAGCCTCCTCGCGCAGGTGCTCCGCCGCGCGCTCGCGCGATTCTAG